The DNA segment CGGACTCGGGACCTGCTTCATCCTCTATCTCGGCTGGAAGGTCGTGACCTCGGATGTCAACCTGGGCCGAGACGCGGAGTCCGTGCCCGCAATGGATTTCAAGGACGGGTTGTTCATGCAACTGCTCAATCCAAAGGCGTTCATGGTGGTCTTGCCCGTGACCACGATCCAGTTTCCGGCGGCCGGGATCGGGGGAGCGGCGGTGGCGGGATGGTCCCTGGTCCTCGGCATCCTGAGCGTGGGAGCGCCATTCTCCTATGCCGCCATCGGGGCCCTGGTCTCCAAGCGAATCGATAATGCCAGGTATT comes from the Pseudodesulfovibrio hydrargyri genome and includes:
- a CDS encoding LysE family translocator codes for the protein MLGIILFCIGVMYTPGPVNILSLNCGMQRSPSRHIPFCLGVGTALAFWFTVVGYAGAVVVGGGMLPLIAGLGTCFILYLGWKVVTSDVNLGRDAESVPAMDFKDGLFMQLLNPKAFMVVLPVTTIQFPAAGIGGAAVAGWSLVLGILSVGAPFSYAAIGALVSKRIDNARYFKLLNYIMGVMLFLVAGDMAYEHVYLALAG